The region ATTGATCGCGCGATGGGAATCGGTAAAGAACCCGTGATAGATATTAAGCAGTTCCAGTTTTGAACTCGTAAAGCCTTTGTTGCTCCAATCAATTTGCTTTAACGAGCAGGCCCAAACTCTTTCGGCAGAAATTTTAGATTTGCGGTCAATGAACGGGCGATCAAAGCGTGCATTGTGTGCGACAATGACGGAAGCCTCTTCCAGAAGTGCATTCACTTGCGTCCAATCAATATTCTGCCCGGCCACCATCTCGTCAGTGATGCCGGTGAGCTCGGTGATTTCTGGAGTGATGGGTTTTCCTGGATCTTGAAAGCTGGAATAGGATTTACCCAAAGTTAAAATCTCGCCGGAATTTCGATTGAACAAAAATTGACGCAAGCCAATTTCAATAATGCTATCTTCAGCCTGATTTAAACCCGTGGTTTCTACATCGAGGACGATGCCGACGCGAACAACATCGCTATTATTTTTAGCCCATTCTGGAGTCGCATACAGGGGAGTTTGTGCTGGACAACCTTCAAGACGCTTAAGAGTGACAGTGTTTCCATCCTCTGACTTACCAATCCAACGAAATGCCACGAAATTCTCCTCGAAATAGGGTTCTCAAAGTCTGGCACATTTTCCCAGGCTTCTCAATATTCATTGCCCAGAGCGAAAACAAAGTTTTATTCTCTTTCCGTATGCCTAAAAAGAATCTGTCTAAACCTGTCCCTTTAGAAGAACTTGGAAATCAGCTTGCACGGCGCGGTGATATCCGTGTTGAGCGCCTGGAAGAACGTTTGGAGCCTCGCGTTCCGTTTCCGCATCGACACGATTACTTTCAGCTCCTCGTGGTGTCCGCAGGACGTGGATGGCATGAGATTGATTTTAAACGTCACGCCGTGAGAGCACCGCAAGTTTTTATGATGAAACCGGGGCAAGTGCATTCCTGGAAATTATCCGCCGATTCACAAGGCTTCATTGTCGAATTCACCGAAGAGTCTTTGCCGAAAAATTCCTTTTTGCTGGATCTAGTTCCGAAGGCCTTGGCTTTGCCTGACGTCTGGAAGTTTGCAAAATCAGAATTTCTGATTTGGAAAAACAAACTGGAAATCATGCTTGATGAGTATGAAAAGCGTCCGTCGTATTACGAAGCGAGTCTGCAAAACCATGTGGGTTTGTTGCTGATTCACGCCCTTCGTTCGCAAGGGGAAGGTGTTTCTTTTCATGGTGGAATCGCCGATAAATTCAAAGACTTGGTGGAACTTCACTTTAAGAAGGAGCATGGCCTTTCTTTTTACGCCAAAGAATTAAAAATTACGCCAAAGCAGTTGTCAGCCGTCCTTCAGCAAAAGCTTCATCGGTCCGCGAAAGAAATTATTGCGGAAAGGTGTTTGTTAGAGGCAAAGCGAATGCTGGCTTATTCCGCAACTCCCGTGGCGGACATCGGCTATGCGTTGGGCTTTGAGGATCCCAATTATTTCAGTCGATTCTTAAGGCAGAATTTGCAGATGAACGCTTCCTTGTTTCGTGAGGAAGCGCAAAAGAAAAAAGGAAACTAGAATTTGTCCATAGGGTGCGCTTTAGCTTGGGCCCCTTCGTTGTGGCTTTGTTCCGCATCTAACGCCACTTTACCAGTGATGCCAACCCATTCTGGAAAAAATACGGCCAAGACAGCGTAAGCAAGGACGCTGATAACCACGATAGCAATGCTTCCCATAATAACAAAACCAGTGCTCATAAAAACCTCAGCTCTTATCATATATCTACCGGTCATTTTTGGCTATGGATAAATCTCTGTTTCACTAGCACTTTTTTCCTGAAACCCCGGATTTTCCTCCTATCTTTTGCGTCTGATTCTTGTTTCAATAGGGTCGAGGATGCTTTATGGCTAAAGATTTATTGGATTTGCATGGTTTTAAATCAGATGAAGTCGAAGATGCGATTGACGCATTTTTAATGAAACTATCCAACTCTAATTTAAAACGCGCTCGGATTATGACTGGTAAAGGGTCTGGGGTCGTTCAATCCGTTGCTATCAAATATCTTAAGATGGCGGGATATCCTTGGCAGTACGAGCGTCTTCCCAATGGAAAACAAAATGAAGGTTGTCTGGTTATTTTTCTTGAGTAGTTGCAAATGAAAAAAACAAATAAAAAAGGCCGAAGGCCCACAAAAGAAGTTCAAGATTTTCTTCATGACGTGACACTTCTTTCCTCTATAGCTGTAAATAAAAAAGCGGCGAAGCAGGCAGTGGGTGAGTATCCCTTCGATGAACAGCTTTTATCAATCAGTCCCATATATCGGAACAGCCGAAAGCTTTTTTTGAAGCAAGGCGGGTTTTTTGTTCCCAGCGTGTGCTCGACCATGCGGTCTTTAAGTTCCCCCGATTTATTTAAGAACGAATTGCAGTTCAGTCCGCTTGCTTCAGAGATGGCGTGGTTTAAAGATCACTGGCAAGAGGTTTATGACCCGGAAGTTCTGGTGAGTGGGATGACCGCTTTCAACCAGATTTCTCTTTATCACGAGCAGAATCATCGCATTCTTTGGAACCTTTTGCCTCGCGCTCCCGAAGAACAGCGTGATTTCTGTCGTTATTTAAATTTTGCAGAAAGCCTGGTGATCACTTTAGATTTAATTTTGGGGGATCAGATCGGGCCGAAATATTCAGAGGCGTTTGAGCGTTTAAAAAGTATCTATCGCCCTGCCGGAGCTGATTCCTGGTCGAAAAAATCTTTAGATCAGTATCGCCGCTATCTTCTTGCTGTGATGTATGTCAGCTATTTAGCTTTGGAATTAGCTCATCACGAAGACATTCCGAAAGCTTTGGATTATGTACTGCCAGGTCAAAAGAAAATCAATAAAGATGCCGTAGAGCGCGGATTAGAGCTAAGCGAGCTCTTCACCTTAAATACGAATCTTCAATGGCAAAAAAGATACTGGAAGCAAGCTCAAGAGCAACTGTTCTTGTATCATAAAAATTCTAAAGAAGACGTGCACTATCTTCCCGAAGACCCCTTGGACTTTGAAGAGGAATTCGTAATCGCACAAAGGATTTTGGATTATTTTCTGGGAGAGGGATCATGAGAATCAGACAAGTGGGGTTTTCTTCCCGATTAAAAGCCCATAGAAAAATTCTGACCCTTGAGACCTTGAAGTTCATCGTCGAATATTTTAAAGATCGCGATGCACGGTTGGCGGCTTTGCGCTCGGGAGTGCCAGAAAACTATGCTTCTCGTCAAGGGGCTTGGTTAAAGAAGCATGCGATTGTCTTAGCCGCTATGGAAACTGAAATAGATGACAGAGATCAACTTCGTTTGGAAAAAGCCTTGGCAGAGATCGAAAAGCAAATGGACATCTGCAAAGAAATTTTGAATCTTCAAGATTTCTAATTGCTTTTTTACAGAAGCGTTTCCGCTTTAATTTTTTGAAGTGTAATACTGTCATATTAGATGACGGAGAATCAATGGCGCATTTTCGCAAAAACTCTAAAGTTGAATGGTCCTGGGCGGGAAGTACGGTTCACGGTGTGGTCGTCGATGTTTTTAAAGAGTCGGTCACGAAAACCATCAAAGGTAAGAAAATCACTCGGCATGGCAGCGACGAGAAACCTGCGTACCTGGTTGAGTCGGATAAAGGCAATCAAGCTTTAAAGCTCGAGACGGAACTTCGAAAATCTTCAGTAAAAGCAGAATCTAAAAACGGCCCGAAAATGTTTAGGTAAAAAAGAGGTGTTCCAGAGCGCTTTTCGCACTCTGGAACAAGTTAGATCTAGAAACCCTCTGTCGTGCCGACCTTAGCACGGATTTCCTGATCCTCATCGAAGGGGATTGTCGCCTCGGCGCGGGTGGCCTTAGCGGGCGTTTTAAATTTCAAAACATTGTTACTGCGAAGAACGGCCGCCTTTTTGGCGGGGACGACGGCGACCGCCTTCGGTTGAAAACTTTTTAAATTTGCCTCTGGCTCTTGCGAACCTCCAAAGATGACTCCTTGAAGATTTCCAAGAAGATCTTGCGTTGACTGAGCCAGGCCAT is a window of Bdellovibrio bacteriovorus DNA encoding:
- a CDS encoding 3'-5' exonuclease yields the protein MAFRWIGKSEDGNTVTLKRLEGCPAQTPLYATPEWAKNNSDVVRVGIVLDVETTGLNQAEDSIIEIGLRQFLFNRNSGEILTLGKSYSSFQDPGKPITPEITELTGITDEMVAGQNIDWTQVNALLEEASVIVAHNARFDRPFIDRKSKISAERVWACSLKQIDWSNKGFTSSKLELLNIYHGFFTDSHRAINDVDALLYLLSLSDSKSHKPYLAELLSNARRPMTHVIASSAPFESKDHLKGRGYSWDSTNRFWSKIIFKDEVASETAWLEETVYCGPFAGLTRDIALVDGFKS
- a CDS encoding helix-turn-helix domain-containing protein is translated as MPKKNLSKPVPLEELGNQLARRGDIRVERLEERLEPRVPFPHRHDYFQLLVVSAGRGWHEIDFKRHAVRAPQVFMMKPGQVHSWKLSADSQGFIVEFTEESLPKNSFLLDLVPKALALPDVWKFAKSEFLIWKNKLEIMLDEYEKRPSYYEASLQNHVGLLLIHALRSQGEGVSFHGGIADKFKDLVELHFKKEHGLSFYAKELKITPKQLSAVLQQKLHRSAKEIIAERCLLEAKRMLAYSATPVADIGYALGFEDPNYFSRFLRQNLQMNASLFREEAQKKKGN
- a CDS encoding Smr/MutS family protein; translated protein: MAKDLLDLHGFKSDEVEDAIDAFLMKLSNSNLKRARIMTGKGSGVVQSVAIKYLKMAGYPWQYERLPNGKQNEGCLVIFLE
- a CDS encoding DUF2945 domain-containing protein; this encodes MAHFRKNSKVEWSWAGSTVHGVVVDVFKESVTKTIKGKKITRHGSDEKPAYLVESDKGNQALKLETELRKSSVKAESKNGPKMFR